Proteins found in one Pieris napi chromosome 6, ilPieNapi1.2, whole genome shotgun sequence genomic segment:
- the LOC125050178 gene encoding serine/threonine-protein kinase RIO2: MGKLDVAMLRYLTGEDFRVLTAVEMGMKNHELVPGSLVASIANLRHGGVHKLMKDLCKHRLLTYERGKQYDGYRLTNSGYDYLALKALTNRKVIASFGNQIGVGKESNIYIVADEDRTPLCLKLHRLGRTCFRNVKDKRDYHAHRNRASWLYLSRISATKEFAYMKALYDRDFPVPKPIDFNRHCVVMELVNGGPLTHVTSVSDVEWLYDELMGLIVRLGNCGVIHGDFNEFNIMIDEDGHPIIIDFPQMVSTRHPNAEQYYDRDVRCIREFFKKRFSYESEEYPRFSELERDDELDTEVSCSGYKRDVAIENELLQEMGIGLEVSGDEQSDTEDTNENSTKMDEDEIACLRQEVEASIQHDETVQKLTERTDNLSLDDEVPTLVLNPSTEPDTKENTEDNEENKEDKTSQKYRLAMIEKALSDVRSMRSYTSASTIAPEVVKSQVKRNLEQRQKKMERKKAIAKGEASAVTRQRRDNTETIRESHGLWGWAE; this comes from the exons ATGGGAAAACTCGACGTTGCAATGTTGCGTTACTTAACTGGTGAGGATTTTCGAGTTTTAACTGCG GTTGAAATGGGAATGAAGAACCATGAATTAGTGCCAGGGTCTTTAGTTGCTTCAATTGCCAATTTACGTCATGGTGGAGTCCACAAATTGATGAAGGACTTATGTAAACATAGGTTGCTCACGTACGAGAGAGGAAAGCAAT ATGATGGTTATCGGCTCACAAATTCTGGCTATGACTACTTGGCACTTAAAGCTTTGACAAACAGAAAAGTAATTGCATCATTTGGAAATCAGATAGGTGTGGGAAAAGAGTCTAATATTTACATAGTAGCAGATGAAGATAGAACACCTTTATGTTTGAAATTACATAG ACTTGGTCGTACCTGCTTTCGTAACGTAAAAGACAAGAGAGATTACCATGCCCACCGCAATCGTGCCTCGTGGCTTTATTTATCAAGAATTTCAGCCACGAAAGAGTTTGCATACATGAAGGCTTTATATGACAGAGACTTTCCTGTACCCAAACCAATAGACTTTAATCGACACTGTGTTGTAATGGAGCTTGTAAATGGAGGACCATT aaCACATGTAACCTCAGTATCAGACGTAGAATGGCTATATGATGAGTTAATGGGTCTAATAGTCCGTTTGGGGAACTGTGGTGTCATACATGGagattttaatgaattcaACATAATGATTGATGAAGATGGACACCCAATTATCATTGATTTCCCTCAAATGGTCTCCACTCGGCATCCTAACGCTGAACA aTATTATGACCGTGACGTACGCTGTATTCGTGAATTCTTCAAGAAACGCTTCAGTTATGAGAGTGAAGAGTACCCAAGGTTTTCAGAATTGGAAAGAGATGACGAACTTGACACTGAAGTATCTTGTTCTGGATACAAACGGGATGTAGCCATTGAAAATGAATTGCTTCAG GAAATGGGTATTGGTCTCGAAGTCAGTGGTGATGAACAAAGTGATACAGAGGATACTAACGAAAACTCCACGAAAATGGATGAAGATGAAATAGCTTGTCTGAGACAAGAG gtTGAAGCATCTATTCAACACGATGAAACTGTTCAGAAACTTACTGAAAGAACAGACAATTTATCATTAGATGATGAAGTGCCTACTTTGGTATTAAATCCATCCACTGAACCtgatacaaaagaaaatacagAAGATAACGAAGAGAACAAAGAAGATAAAACATCACAGAAGTACAGACTGGCGATGATAGAAAAAGCTTTGTCTGATGTAAGATCTATGAGATCGTATACCTCTGCAAGTACGATAGCCCCCGAGGTGGTTAAATCGCAAGTAAAGAGAAATCTAGAACAGAGGCAGAAGAAGATGGAAAGAAAGAAGGCGATTGCGAAAGGGGAAGCTAGTGCTGTCACAAGACAAAGAAGAGACAACACGGAGACCATCAGAGAGAGTCATGGCTTGTGGGGTTGGGCagaatag
- the LOC125050195 gene encoding sorbitol dehydrogenase-like translates to MAQDNLTAVLYKPKDLRLEQTQIPEINDDEVLLRMDCVGICGSDVHYWQHGSCGHFVLKRPMIMGHEASGVVAKIGNKVKNLQVGDRVAIEPGVPCRYCEFCKTGRYHLCPDIQFCATPPVHGNLTRYYKHAADFCYKLPDHVTMEEGALLEPLSVGIHACRRGGVTAGDVVLVLGAGPIGLVTMLAAKAMGASKILITDILESRLQIAKKLGADFTLLVSKESTEADLVMRVHELLGGHPDISIDASGVQSTVRLALLATKSGGVVVLVGMGNPELTLPLAGAMAREVDIRGIFRYVNEYPIALAMVSSGQIDVKPLVTHHFTLEQTLEAYEVARQGTGIKVMIHVEPKDMNNPRNSENVNCLNY, encoded by the exons ATGGCTCAGGATAACCTAACTGCAGTGCTGTACAAGCCAAAAGATTTGCGTCTC GAACAAACGCAAATACCAGAAATTAATGACGATG AGGTCCTCCTGCGCATGGATTGTGTGGGTATTTGCGGATCAGACGTGCACTACTGGCAACACGGCTCCTGCGGTCACTTCGTTCTCAAGAGACCCATGATTATGGGACACGAGGCGTCTGGTGTTGTCGCTAAG ATCGGCAATAAAGTAAAGAACCTACAAGTTGGTGACCGCGTTGCGATAGAGCCAGGAGTTCCGTGTCGCTATTGCGAGTTCTGCAAAACAGGCCGATACCACCTGTGTCCGGACATTCAGTTCTGCGCCACCCCTCCAGTTCACGGGAACCTGACCAGATATTACAAGCATGCTgctgatttttgttataa ACTCCCAGACCACGTGACAATGGAAGAAGGTGCACTGTTAGAGCCCTTGTCGGTGGGAATTCACGCGTGTCGCAGAGGCGGAGTCACGGCTGGCGATGTGGTTTTAGTTCTGGGAGCTGGCCCGATTGGTCTCGTCACCATGTTGGCGGCTAAAGCTATGGGGGCAAGCAAGATTCTTATAACAG ATATCCTTGAGTCCCGTTTACAAATCGCAAAGAAATTGGGTGCGGACTTCACCCTTTTAGTATCGAAGGAGTCCACCGAAGCCGACCTCGTAATGCGGGTTCACGAGTTGCTAGGAGGACATCCTGATATCTCCATAGATGCTAGTGGAGTTCAGAGTACAGTCCGACTGGCATTATTG GCAACGAAGTCAGGTGGTGTTGTGGTGTTAGTGGGTATGGGCAACCCGGAGCTTACTTTGCCCTTGGCCGGAGCTATGGCGCGAGAGGTCGACATACGCGGGATTTTCAGATATGTCAATGA ATACCCAATAGCACTTGCCATGGTTTCCAGCGGACAAATTGACGTCAAGCCATTGGTCACTCACCATTTCACACTCGAGCAAACCCTGGAGGCATACGAAGTTGCTCGTCAAGGGACCGGAATCAAAGTCATGATTCACGTAGAACCCAAAGATATGAATAATCCTAGAAATTCTGAAAAcgtaaattgtttaaactattaa
- the LOC125050196 gene encoding sorbitol dehydrogenase-like, with protein sequence MAENIAVVLHGPYDLKVEEYPIPIINDDEVLIKVSCVGICGSDIRLYSTARCGMESIAEPLIMGHEGAGVIVKVGANVTNLRPGDRVAIEPTQPCRSCEFCRSGRYNICEEPRYCSTYGSPGNLCTYYKHVADFCHKIPENVSMEEGAAVQPLAIAIHACNRAGIKLGTNVVILGAGPIGVLCAMTAKAMGADKILITDLVESRLTTAHKLGADYTLLVNEEYSDQKQVEKIVEILGTTPNVTIEACGSTSAQRVAMMVTRTGGTVLIVGIGEETAELPLSNAMLREVNIIGAFHLLNSYPAALSAVSNRKIDLKSLITHHFPIHKAKDAIELAKTGKAMKVIIHVDQ encoded by the exons ATGGCGGAAAATATTGCTGTGGTTTTGCACGGACCGTACGATTTAAAAGTC GAAGAATATCCAATACCAATAATAAATGATGATG AAGTCCTAATAAAGGTGAGCTGTGTCGGAATATGTGGTTCGGACATCCGACTTTATTCCACAGCAAGATGCGGTATGGAGTCAATTGCAGAACCTCTTATCATGGGTCACGAAGGTGCAGGAGTTATCGTCAAA GTGGGTGCCAATGTTACGAATTTAAGGCCAGGTGATAGAGTTGCTATTGAACCTACTCAGCCATGTAGGTCCTGTGAGTTTTGTCGATCTGGAAGATACAATATCTGCGAGGAACCGCGCTACTGCTCCACGTACGGATCGCCGGGAAACCTCTGTACATACTACAAGCATGTTGCCGACTTCTGTCACAA AATCCCTGAAAACGTAAGTATGGAAGAAGGTGCAGCAGTACAGCCACTCGCGATCGCAATACACGCATGTAATCGCGCAGGAATCAAACTGGGAACCAACGTCGTGATATTAGGTGCAGGACCTATTGGAGTTCTGTGCGCTATGACTGCGAAGGCTATGGGTGCTGATAAGATTCTAATAACAG atttggTAGAATCGAGACTTACGACGGCACATAAATTAGGAGCCGACTACACTCTCTTGGTGAACGAGGAATACAGCGATCAAAAGCAAGTAGAAAAAATTGTGGAAATATTGGGTACAACACCAAATGTCACCATCGAAGCTTGTGGGTCTACGTCAGCTCAGCGAGTGGCTATGATG GTAACGCGAACAGGTGGAACAGTTTTAATCGTCGGCATCGGCGAAGAGACTGCTGAGCTGCCGTTGAGTAACGCAATGTTACGAgaagttaatattattggaGCTTTTCACCTTTTGAATTC GTACCCAGCCGCATTGTCTGCAGTTTCAAACCGAAAAATTGACTTGAAATCATTAATAACACATCACTTTCCTATTCACAAAGCTAAGGACGCAATAGAGCTGGCAAAGACCGGGAAAGCTATGAAGGTCATCATCCATGTagatcaataa
- the LOC125050121 gene encoding Bloom syndrome protein homolog, with protein sequence MSCKKPIGAGKQNSLFNYIKKEDCGTIQQTNKEPDKKSKFVWKSKSSTSSFNPPYKTDFHQKEDSINIKPDISNITSLRSSVNTSTNITKYNSQINDLSDAMDVDDNPFNVSDKHMSPSPSSIKSMRISETGYSAKIEDTEKSSVKVKIAEKDKNLRTPKKISPKKDKDPLRNLKLDSSISGFLLNISEHPAINKKHNDKKLITHTDVEECKKMYIELLEKISDAFNRIPNCIKEKFPGYDSKTYSKINYLKTKLKFAIQQKPRDCLQSSSETLNSSNEVNGRESPSLLNNDDDLEDFDLSSQVAHKVIDKGLINNIETSTPDIPTFNKNQPNKTIYSDLVPKKALSFDVFSPSNGSIKSINSSINSDSESLNSSDNQTKKGKFVFKRPSRAADDLNTPTRDVPSSTFERLKIASEKLHPLVTEVAPKCAPVGNSSVAFQPPQNLGKPCTVVSPIVKDSPSETDFEDADDYEVPIDMDDLTDIIPEDSRTSVINISDSLPSTSKVQINDKEFAIDDDGWPEYNPEDFGEVMEEKASDVSKDVINLMDQSVTAPKYEGMGDFHAGTKNDGITGEFDGSNFPHSGLMMEMFKEKFGLKSFRPNQLQVINATLLGHDCFVLMPTGGGKSLCYQLPAILTPGVTIVISPLKSLILDQVNKLLSLDIPAAHLSGDISLATVEEVYHKLSLREPAIKLLYVTPEKVSGSPKFQSMLDMLYSRGKIARFVIDEAHCVSQWGHDFRPDYKRLFMLRERFPETTLMALTATATPRVRMDILHQLKVTNCKWFLSSFNRPNLAYRILEKKPKNINQDVAKIIKEKFFRASGIVYCLSRKECENLSGDLRKVGIQAAAYHAGLTDKKREAVQAGWVADKFTVICATIAFGMGVDKSDVRYVIHHSMPKSVEGYYQEAGRAGRDGEPATCLLYYCYGDVVRYRRLLDLERNATPEAKRVHIENLLRMVEVCESVSECRRAQVLTYLGEKFSRELCKRDKKTACDNCLNDHNYKPVDVTEECKVIARAIRDAGRSSFTLLHIADALRGSMQQRISGLRESPLHARCKSWPRGDAQRLLRQMVVRGLLAEKLVVNKDIASAYVTLGPNIQKLMSGNLRVVFPMKVEKKATLVTTEVATDRKETPIIALIKRIEERCYADLVEACREMAAARGSSLTAVLPLAALKAMSIRLPESAPDMLTLPHITRANFEKYGQDLLQITSAYAIEKIGLLMQYQDELEDEKKQEDKDFQNDSGSDTDWGSLAREASTSSSRGRGRGTYRGGVRKKYRRKKTPSSAKKKAYRGTFARRGRGSTGTKRSPAKSGSSSGSKLGSMPVPRTTVANTRPGVALSSKFNF encoded by the exons atgtcTTGCAAAAAGCCAATCGGTGCTGGTAAACAAAATtccttatttaattatattaaaaaagaagatTGCGGTACTATTCAACA aacaaataaagaacctgataaaaaatcaaaatttgtttGGAAGTCGAAATCCTCAACTTCAAGCT TCAATCCACCTTACAAGACGGACTTTCATCAAAAG GAGGactcaattaatattaaaccagatatatcaaatattacaTCTCTGCGCAGTTCTGTAAATACGTcaacaaatattacaaaatataattcacaAATAAATGATCTATCTGATGCTATGGATGTG GATGATAATCCATTCAATGTTAGTGACAAACATATGAGTCCTTCACCCAGTTCCATTAAATCTATGAGAATAAGTGAAACTGGATACTCAGCAAAAATAGAAGATACAGAAAAGTCTtcagtaaaagtaaaaatagcAGAAAAGGACAAAAATCTCAGAACACCAAAAAAAATCAGCCCTAAAAAGGACAAAGATccattaagaaatttaaagttagACAGTTCTATATCAGGtttccttttaaatatatctgaaCATCCcgctataaataaaaagcataAT gaTAAGAAACTTATCACACATACCGACGTTGAAGagtgtaaaaaaatgtatatagaactattagaaaaaataagtGATGcatttaacagaataccaaattgtataaaagaaaAGTTTCCAGGATATGACAGTAAGAcctattcaaaaataaattatttaaaaacaaaattaaagtttgCCATACAACAGAAACCAAGAGACTGCTTACAATCTTCTTCTGAAACACTTAATTCAAGTAATGAAGTGAATGGTAGAGAAAGTCCGTCATTACTAAATAATGATGATGACCTTGAAGACTTTGATCTGTCTAGTCAAGTAGCACATAAAGTAATTGATAAAGGCCTAATTAACAATATAGAAACTTCAACACCAGATATAcctacatttaataaaaatcaacctaataaaacaatatactcAGATTTAGTACCTAAAAAAGCACTCTCTTTCGATGTGTTTTCGCCCAGCAATGGATCTATCAAAAGCATAAATTCTAGTATAAACTCAGATTCAGAATCTTTAAACTCATCAGATAATCAAACTAAGAAgggaaaatttgtttttaaaagacCTTCACGAGCAGCTGATGATTTAAATACGCCAACAAGGGATGTACCTTCTAGTACATTTGAAAGATTGAAGATTGCATCTGAAAAACTGCATCCATTGGTAACCGAAGTGGCGCCCAAATGTGCACCCGTAGGCAACAGTTCAGTAGCATTTCAACCTCCGCAGAATTTAGGCAAACCTTGCACTGTCGTTTCACCAATTGTTAAAGATAGTCCGAGTGAAACTGATTTTGAGGATGCAGACGATTACGAAGTGCCAATAGATATGGACGACCTCACCGATATTATTCCAGAAGATTCGAGAACcagtgttattaatattagtgaTTCACTACCGAGTACGAGTAAAGTTCAAATTAATGATAAAGAATTTGCCATCGATGATGACGGGTGGCCAGAATATAACCCCGAGGATTTTGGAGAAGTGATGGAGGAAAAAGCCAGTGATGTTAGTAAAGACGTGATCAACTTAATGGATCAATCGGTGACTGCACCAAAATATGAGGGAATGGGTGATTTTCATGCGGGTACCAAAAATGACGGAATAACTG gagAATTCGACGGATCAAACTTCCCACATTCAGGCCTAATGATGGAAATGTTCAAAGAAAAATTTGGGTTAAAGTCGTTTCGGCCGAATCAGCTTCAAGTTATCAACGCTACATTGCTAGGCCACGATTGCTTCGTGCTAATGCCTACTGGAGGAG GTAAATCTCTATGCTACCAGCTACCTGCGATATTAACACCAGGTGTCACAATAGTTATATCCCCATTAAAATCGCTCATCTTGGATCAAGTCAACAAACTATTGTCCTTAGac ATACCAGCTGCTCATCTATCCGGCGATATATCTCTAGCTACTGTTGAGGAGGTGTATCACAAATTGTCTCTTCGCGAGCCCGCTATCAAGCTTTTGTATGTGACTCCAGAGAAAGTGAGCGGCTCACCGAAGTTCCAGAGCATGCTGGACATGCTCTATTCGAGAGGGAAAATTGCTAG atTTGTGATAGACGAGGCGCATTGCGTGTCCCAATGGGGTCACGATTTTCGCCCAGATTACAAACGATTGTTTATGTTACGAGAACGGTTTCCGGAGACTACCCTCATGGCGTTAACAGCTACGGCCACGCCCCGTGTACGGATGGACATATTGCATCAACTTAAG GTCACGAATTGCAAATGGTTTTTGAGCAGCTTCAATCGTCCGAACCTCGCGTATAGAATATTGGAGAAGAAGCCAAAGAATATCAACCAAGATGTCGCTAAAATCATCAAGGAGAAGTTCTTCAG AGCGTCTGGAATAGTGTACTGCCTCTCTCGTAAGGAATGTGAGAATCTGTCAGGGGATTTGCGCAAAGTGGGCATTCAGGCCGCGGCCTATCACGCCGGACTCACCGATAAGAAGAGGGAGGCGGTCCAGGCTGGATGGGTCGCTGATAAATTTACTGTG ATCTGCGCCACAATAGCCTTCGGCATGGGCGTGGACAAGTCGGACGTCCGCTACGTGATCCACCACAGTATGCCGAAGTCCGTGGAAGGGTACTACCAAGAGGCGGGGAGGGCGGGCCGAGACGGCGAACCAGCCACTTGTCTGCTGTACTACTGCTACGGGGACGTCGTTAGGTATCGCCGCTTGCTGGACC tgGAAAGAAACGCGACACCCGAAGCGAAGCGTGTCCACATAGAAAATCTCCTCCGAATGGTGGAAGTGTGCGAAAGCGTCTCCGAATGTCGAAGGGCCCAAGTGCTGACTTATCTCGGAGAGAAGTTCTCCCGAGAGTTGTGCAAGAGAGACAAGAAGACCGCGTGCGATAACTGCCTTAATGACCACAACTATAAG ccGGTGGACGTGACCGAAGAGTGCAAGGTGATAGCGCGGGCCATCCGCGACGCGGGACGTTCCAGCTTCACCCTTCTGCACATCGCCGACGCCTTACGAGGCTCTATGCAACAGCGGATATCCGGTTTGAGAGAGAGTCCTTTACATGCAAG ATGCAAGAGCTGGCCTCGTGGTGATGCACAGCGTCTCCTGCGTCAGATGGTGGTCCGAGGGCTGCTGGCCGAGAAGCTGGTCGTGAATAAGGACATCGCCAGCGCATATGTGACGTTGGGGCCTAACATACAAAA GCTGATGTCTGGCAACCTCCGAGTGGTATTCCCGATGAAGGTGGAGAAGAAGGCAACCCTGGTGACGACAGAAGTGGCCACAGATAGAAAGGAGACCCCCATCATTGCTCTCATCAAGAGGATCGAGGAGCGATGCTACGCTGACCTCGTCGAGGCTTGCAG gGAAATGGCAGCCGCTCGTGGCTCATCCCTAACCGCAGTGCTGCCTCTGGCCGCTCTCAAGGCCATGTCCATACGACTGCCTGAAAGTGCGCCAGATATGCTGACGCTACCTCACATCACGCGGGCCAACTTCGAGAAGTACGGGCAGGACCTTCTCCAGATAACGTCTGCTTATGCCATCGAGAAGATAG gTCTCTTAATGCAGTACCAAGACGAATTAGAAGACGAGAAGAAGCAAGAGGACAAAGATTTTCAGAACGATTCGGGATCCGACACGGACTGGGGAAGTCTGGCCCGTGAAGCCAGCACTAGCTCCTCCCGGGGCAGGGGAAGGGGGACTTATAGGGGGGGAGTTAGGAAGAA GTACAGACGTAAGAAGACTCCGTCGTCTGCCAAGAAGAAGGCCTATCGAGGGACCTTCGCCCGCAGAGGCCGAGGCTCCACTGGCACCAAGCGCTCTCCCGCTAAGTCTG GATCTTCAAGCGGTAGCAAGCTGGGCAGTATGCCAGTACCTCGGACCACGGTGGCGAACACACGACCTGGAGTCGCCCTTTCTAGTAAATTTAACTTCTAA
- the LOC125050123 gene encoding mitochondrial import inner membrane translocase subunit TIM50-C-like — MSLRKVLFLTKAVCCGGIKYQATNFSLQNLWVLSATTTRFYSTENLGNKNKEGNSPEKVDILGRFFPQNELGVKDAQEVKNEQEKFEQEQKEKSQENEKSWRRMKMGFAVFGGALTVMGGCMVVEMGAPKRGEEGQILEDEFSNLPIVWQYLRRTWKELTFYEKMIKEPSRDKLLPDPLPPPYQPSYTLVLEFTDVLVHPDWSYQTGWRFKKRPGVDQFLQTVASSDYEVVIFTSENVFMIWPVLDKLDPENKLISYRLFRDSTHFMDGVHVKNLEGLNRDLSKVIVVDWNKQATQFQPENALILKKWKGADDDTALLDLANLLQTIAMSNVSDVRDVVTYYSQYEDPIAAFRENQRKLLEQMENEKKERDSQPDQNLARGWLRTFTRR; from the exons atgtctctAAGAAAAGtactatttttaacaaaagctGTGTGTTGCGGAGGTATTAAGTATCAAGCTACGAATTTTTCGCTACAAAATCTATGGGTATTATCAGCAACTACAACTAGATTTTATTCTACCGAAAACTTAG GAAATAAGAATAAAGAAGGGAATTCGCCAGAAAAGGTGGATATActtggtagattttttccACAAAATGAATTAGGCGTAAAGGATGCGCAAGAAGTTAAAAATGAGCAGGAAAAGTTTGAACAAGAACAGAAAGAAAAATCacaagaaaatgaaaaaagttGGAGACGCATGAAAATGGG ATTTGCTGTGTTTGGTGGTGCTCTCACAGTTATGGGTGGATGTATGGTGGTGGAAATGGGGGCTCCAAAACGTGGAGAAGAAGGACAGATCCTTGAGGATGAGTTCTCAAACCTACCTATTGTGTGGCAGTACCTTAGACGTACTTGGAAGGAACTTACTTTCTATGAAAAG ATGATCAAAGAGCCATCCCGTGACAAACTACTTCCAGACCCTTTGCCACCTCCATATCAACCCAGCTATACCCTAGTACTTGAATTCACTGATGTTCTAGTACATCCTGACTGGTCTTATCAAACTGGCTGGAG ATTCAAGAAACGCCCAGGCGTTGACCAATTTTTACAAACTGTAGCAAGTTCAGACTATGAAGTTGTCATATTTACATCAGAGAATGTGTTCATGATCTGGCCAGTACTTGATAAATTGGATCCGGAAAACAAACTTATATCATACAGACTATTTAGAGATTCTACACATTTTATGGATGGAGTTCATGTTAAAAACTTGGAAGGATTAAATAGAGATTTGTCTAag GTAATTGTTGTTGACTGGAACAAGCAAGCAACTCAGTTCCAGCCAGAAAATGCACTTATACTTAAGAAATGGAAAGGAGCTGATGATGATACAGCACTGCTTGACCTTGCCAATCTATTGCAAA CCATAGCAATGTCAAACGTGTCAGACGTGCGCGATGTCGTAACATACTATAGTCAATACGAAGACCCCATAGCGGCCTTCCGTGAGAACCAACGCAAGTTGCTCGAACAAATGGAGAATGAAAAGAAAGAGCGTGATTCACAACCAGACCAAAACCTTGCAAGAGGGTGGTTAAGGACATTTACAAGACGTTAG